From the genome of Ziziphus jujuba cultivar Dongzao chromosome 4, ASM3175591v1:
CAAAcggcaataaattaaaaaatcaacaatttaaattgttaaattaaaaatttaaaaatatatattacaaaaccTTAAAAATTAAAGGTATGAAAATATAATCAACCCCttgctttttaaaaattttaatttgttatattaattCAGTCAAGCACATTGcattttggtatatatttttaggttggttttcttcttacaagcttcttttttttttttttttttttcgaatgaTCTTACAAAtcatatttctttaatttaagaACAGAAGAAATAATAAGGATGCTATTCAGGGTTTATCAGATTTgtggataaataaaaattttatggaaaaatgTGTTTTTATGTTCAACAACATTTTCATATATTGTTCTCAATTAATCATCCTTTTACGGTTAGATTAAAAGttcctttcatttttaaaatatgcaatACTCCTATGCATTTTAGTGGAAAATACAATGTTCTAGAAaattactgtaatttttttttttttccttttgatgaCAACTTGaacaaatttgttttaaatataatttttattaaaaaaagagtaTTGATGCATTATTCATAGGATtgatatggtttttatttttatttttattacatgcCTTGAGACACCTTCTGCTATTTGATAGACTCGAATCTAGCGTAaaaaacctaaatgaaattgCTGTTACCAACTGAGCTGTCATATTCGCCTATAGGATTAATATGGTTAGTAGGCAAATAAcgtacatattattttatatgattgacTTTGAATAACCATCTCTTGTGGGTGATTTGGATGTACACGTAcctgcaattttttattttattttattttattttttgttatcctagaaaaagataaaactaattgatagggaaaaaataaaaaataaaaaacaaaaataaaaaaccaaaaggaaGATTACAATTTACAAGCGTACACAaaacttttttgtctttttgtctttttttttttttttttttttccctcccccttgtggggcccaatattcatgaaaaagatacttgatgatGATGAGGGCATTCATGATGAAAGAGCACAATGCGATAGAATGAACTCGACCACACCAGAAACGAGCTCCTCAAAACTAACATCGGCCGTCGTATCCACCACCATCTTAGGTACACCACCCACATCGTACTCCGTACACCCACCGTACCCTTCAAGCAGCCTCTCCATATCACGCCACGTGGATGGTTTATGCCAGCCGGAGCCGGTTTCATTTTCAGCGGCTTGGCTTGGGCTTGGGCTTCCTCGAGACTCAAGCCGCCGACGCCACTCGGCCTCGTCGCTGGGCTTGCATTCGACGATGAGAAGGCGGGCGCCATAAGTGGAAGCCAACTGGACGAGGCGGTCGAGGTGGGCAGGGCGAGAGAGCGGCGAGTCGATGACGAGGCTGAGACCGAGACGGAGCTGAGTGGAGGCGATCTGCCAGATGGCGAGATAGGATAGGTCGTTGAGGAGGGAAGAGGCAGCGTCGGGTGAGGAGGTGAGGAGGAGGAGAGAGCgttggagagagagagtggaATCGCGAACGTCGTCTTTGTCTAAAAGAGGGAGTTTGAGAGCTTTGGATATGGACTCCGCCACTGTGCTTTTGCCTGTCCCTGGATGGCCTTTCATGGCTATTATcactttttccatttttttccttttttttttattttttggtggttCTTCAAAAGCTTTcggtttttattcattttcggTCTCTGTGTTTTGTTTGGGTTTGAGATAAGATTTTTGTTTCCTTAcaacaactttttatttttatttttatttttattttataaatcattAAGATCATCAATGGGTGaactttctttttccctttttccttaATTAACAATTctaccgaaattttttttttttttgaaaaaaaatgtataattgattttgatttctAAATAGATCAttctataataataattattgttattattttgacaTAGATAAAATCATTAAGTTGATATGATGTAAAGTGATTTAAATTTGATAGTTATGTATTATGTTTAGAAATTAGATAGTGAACAAGAAAAATAGTGAAAattttaaaggataaaatttCATGAGGTTTGACATTgacattttttttggtttttatttttaataaatggcTTCAGattgacattttttttattaaaaaaaaaaaattggtaaatggTTTGACATTGACATTGACATTGTAGATAAAATTTCTTGAATATGATAAGGCTTCGAAAGTCTCTTCCTGCAAAAGGTTTTATGACCAAAGTACTGAGGCGTTTCTTCTTTGTGAATCTGATTGTTTGTTTTCTGATTTGTTTGATTAAAGTAATGGCAAAGCTTCCAAGGATGGAGATTcaccttttgttttattttacttatctttatttttttgataattaaaagtGGGGATTCACTTggttatattatcaaatatggATGTCAAGCATATAGGGAGGAATATGGGTAAGTCCAGCAGCTTTAGAATGCCATGGATGTAACGTGGGATGTGGATTTCTAATTGAGTTGTGTTTTGATGCCTCATGGCCACTTAAAACACAAATGCCATTTACTTGGACAAAATTTACATACAACCATTATACTATatagatgatgatgatatgaTATAATAAACCATTTATTATCAgtgattcaataaataaatattttgtagaaTCTATACCATTTAacccataaatattttatgtttttctcccTTTACACATTGTTGCCCTGACCTGTTAAATCATAGGCATGTTATATGATAGAAATGGGATAAACAATTGTTTAATCTCTTCTAATCCTTTTCCTTTTGTGAAGCAAATATTGCATTTTAGACAGTAGGGCAACAAAGATAAAGATGAACAATTACAGTTGTCTTGCAGAAGTTCAAAACTTTATGCGTGGAGGGTATCGCATTCCATTTCAAAAAAAGTTTGTTTAACAACAAAACCACATTCCTCGgaccttcttttcttctttttctctttttctatatcaattttttttttctttttttaatcataaccTCTTGTCATTAATCTAATGGTACAACAAAAACTTCTGCATAATGAAGGATCATCATTGCCCAGCACCATTTCCTCGCAACCGCTTATGTGAGTCTCCAGGAACAAATCGTCCATTAGAACCCCTTCCATGCCCTCCAAAACTCAAGTTTCCTGATAGAGGCATCCCATGTGTGTTAACATAGGCTTGATTAACCGAAACCTGACCATTGTAACTCAATGGGTCCTTCCATATTGCTTGGCTTTGGCTTCTAGTTGTGACGTGATGAGGAACAGTGTTTTGGTATTTTCCACGGTGCAGAAGTGAGCTGAGGTAGGCCATTGAACTCTGATGAGGACTAGCCCTTACTCCTTCGGACTTGTCAATCTCATTATCTTTCTTTGACATCTTAGAATCCAAAGATTCCGAGGGCAAATACATCCCAGACATACCGTCATAAGATAGAATAAGGGCTATAGCGTATGCGGAGGCCGCAAGAAGTGGAGGCAGAGCTTCCGTTGGATGTGTTACCTGCAAGACATCAAACATAAAAACAGACGATGAAACCATAAGGTTTTAGTAAACAAAAAATGTCAAATTTGCATTAGTGCAAACTACAATGCTGAAGTAGCTAGCAAAAGAATGATGAAAGTACTTTGAACAAGATTGCTGCGGCTAATCGCTCTCTCAAGCAATAAATCTGAGCAACATCTAGTGCGGTTGACCCAAAACGAAGCCACCTATCCACAATTACTACAACTGTATTATCAGGAGATGACATAATCTTCTCCTGATGTTTTTCAGCTGACTTATTATCCATGTCCATTGCATCTTCATCACTTCCATCTTCATTGTTATCATcacttccatcatcatcatcatcatcatcatcattgtcaTCGTTGTTGTAAtcttcattatcatcatcaccatTTGTAGTTGGGGCAACAGCAATTTCTgttgaaaacaataataatgggAGTGGCCCAATAAGTGTACAGTTCCTGATGTTCATACCCCCATCTCCACGTGTAATCTCATCAAATACAACTAAAGCATGAGAATCAGTTTTATTGAACGGCAACTTAGAAATAGTGGATTGATGGTGCAAACGAACTTTATCACCACTATCAGTCTCTATAACAAGACGTTTCATATATTTGTTAGGTAAAAGCAACCTCCCAACCATTGGGTATAAACCAGCTACTAGGACTGCATGGAGTATACCCGAATCACTTGCATTCAAACTATAACTGGAAACATCCCCAGAAATAAATCCAAGACGTATGAGTTCCGTCTGGAGCTGCTTTCGCATACCAGACAACATATGCATGGTACTAGAAGAGACAAAATACTGAGAACAAAAACGTGCCTCTTGGCCCCTTTCCTTTGCATTCTTCCAGCACTCAAATGCAGCTATAACTGCTAGCTGATCACTGTGCCCACCAAACAATAAAGCAAGCTCTGATTTAGCGGCAGCTGCCTTTTTCCTTTCATTAGGCAACATGGGAAGAGTAAATGGATCTCTGTAGTCAGCAGCACATGCCAGAGTCAATGCAGGATCAAGGCAATTCACTAATATGGCAAAGAAAAGCATTTTGCTCGTTAATGGATGAACAGGCAGGGAACCCAGCTTCTCCCCAAGTTCTGTAAGTTTTTCATCAAGAGACAAAGCCCCAATATCTTGAAGAACAACAACTGCATTTCGAATAGACTCAAAAACTGGTGGATCCATTGTCTTCTGCAAGAAATCTTCTATCTTGCAATCTGGATCAACTAACTTCACCTGTCAATGTGAAACACCATCAAGCAGCAGACTAATACATCAGAAAAGTTACTACTTTTACACACAATACTGCAGATGCTATCTTACTCTCCAAAGTTCATCAAGCAAGAAAATTCAAAGGTTTCTAAGAAGTGTGCTTGGAGTTGAGAATCTACTAGagacaatatttataaataacacACTTGGGATGTTTTATTTAAgggaaaaatacataaaactcCCTTAAACAAATAACTAGTTACAATTGACCACCTAACCTTATGAATAACCCCTAAACTATGTAAAAGTACGAAAAATGACAAactatttagttttcaataacCATAATTTTTAATAACTATATTATCCTTGCAAACAAAATTCCATAATTAAGCAGTTGAAGAACAGctgtttttttcctcctttgcACAAGACATGCATTTGTAACAGTTTATTATCCATCATTCATAGTCAAAAATTGGCCACGTCATTCTTCAgcttaaaagataataatatcaTTTAAACATGTTGTTGTGCAACCGTTAACAATTGCTTTATTGTTTTTGGATGACAAATTTTCACACTAAAAGTTATGATGTTAAATTCCTAAAATCTTTGTGCTACtttccttcttttctctttccatCAAAGCAAAGTCACATCTATTTATAGGCTCAGCAGAAGGGGGGTCAAAGAGCTGCATTTCATCAGAATCTAGGTCAGAAATTACATTACACAGAGTAGATTACTTAATCTATTCCAAGGTCCAGCAGTCTTGGTTATTTACGCTCAGGCATAGTGAGGAAAAGAGTACCTGCAGACAAAGTTCCTCAATAGGCATCCTCTTAATTTCAGGAACTTGAAATTCTGGAAAAGAGGCAGCTCGAAGTTTGGAATAAAGATGATAACAAATTCCAGGCTGACAGCGACCTGCACGTCCCTCTCGCTGCTTGGCACTAGCCTTTGAGACCCAAGAAGATTGAAGAGTTGATACATTATTATAAGGATCATagcttttttctttcattcgACCAGTGTCTATAACATAAACAACATCATCAATAGTAACAGCAGTTTCTGCAATGTTGGTAGAAAGAACAATTTTGCGGCAGCCATGAGGTGGCTgcttgaaagccttcttttgctCTGCTGATGGAACCTTAGAATGAAGCGATATTATGACAAATTTGGATGTATTGTTAAAAAGTGGGTTCATAAGTAATCTCTCACGAATTTTATGTATATCATCCCACCCTGGGAGGAAAACAAGGATAGCTCCATCTTCCGAATCAGTACATATTTTCGCTAATAACTGCTCTATAAGAACATCATCAATGAATTCAGGATTGATCTctgcaaaatatttatcaagtaACTTTTGTTCTTCCATGGAGTTAGAAAAGTGAATTTCCATATGTCTTTTCAATATTTCAGCAGTTTCTAGCTGGCCATCCCGTTCAGCCCCCTCCATTGCAGTTGTCCCATCCTTGGCCCGCAACTGGCAGTCTGCACCAAAAGATAGAAGCATGCAAACATCTCCAACTCTGCCCTTCCGAGCAAACACCATTAATGCTGTAAGTCCAGATGATGAATGCTGGTAATTAAATACTTCTGGTGTTCCCTCAGACGAAACCAATTCTAGAAGAGGATCAAACTCATCATTTGACCATGCCAAATCAATAGCTTCATCTAAAGCAAGTTTATCTTCCTCTGTTAACTTAGATTCTTCACTTGGAACAGATAACATAGTATTACTAAGGTGATTATTTTCTGGTGATCTAAGGATAGAAAGTACATCCTCCAAATAGAAAGTTTTGACCTGAAAAAAGAATTATTGGGATATTAGAATGGGATTTCAACATAGTTCAAACAAGTTTAAAAAAATGCGTTTTTAAAGTCATTACAGGATAAGTGAACCCAGGGACACGGATAATAGGGCAGCCACCAAAATATTGTGAAAACCGCTCAGCATCAAGAGTTGCACTCATTAGTATCTGTTGAAgtatatatcatatgataaGGACACATCTCATAGCATATATCAAAACAGATAGACTGGAAgcccaaaaatgaaattaatattcCAAATCATAATACAAACAGCATGTAGAGTATCAAACCAACCAGACGTAGATGAGGATATGAAGGAAGCATGTCTCTGCAAATTAGTtgcaaaaaaattagagaaaattaGTCACAAAAGTTCATATTATTTTCTGTGATTACATCAGTGTGCATTGTAAATAGAAAGCAACTCCCTGCTTAAAGAAAAGTGCATTTCTCAATTTGATACTGAAAACTAATCCTCATAATTAGCTTTCTCCACAGTTAAGAAATTCCAATACATGCTCCTAAACATGCCCTAACCTAGTACATAGCCACTTTAATTAAAGCAAGTACCCAAGCAATTTGACAATTATAGATCAGTTCTAAAGTAGAACATACCTTAAAATTGCAAGCATGAAATCAGAGAAACGATCCCTTTCATGAATCTCATCCTACAAAAGGGAACCATTATTCATAACCAAAGGTACAGTACGAATAAGAAGTACACTATTAAagtaattacaaaaaaaatgcaaataaagGGTATACAATTATGTAATAAAGATAAAGTAGTATTTGGAATACAATTATCTAATCATTTACATAAACTTTTAAGGGTACAAGACATTATAGATTATGGTCATCAGAAAATACTTAGTTACCTCATTAATCGTAATCAACCCACCCAATGACCACCCACGCCCAAAAACCCCAACTCcaccccgaaaaaaaaaaaataataataataataaataaataaaataaatccttctaaaataaaatgttttttttccccAGAATGTCATGCGTTTCTCATGAGTCCAATTTAATGTCGGCCAGTTATTGAAGTCACTTCTTTAACCTTttctttgatatttgaaaagccACTTATTTTAGTTATCTCAGCAAAAGTTTCAGGTTCAGACAAAAAGATGCCAAAACTACTTTCAGTTATGTACTCTATATATATGCTAGAATACTTGAAAGGACAACAGGTGATGGTGGTAGGCTTAAGTTAGTTACAGATAAATTATGATCCAGTTAGCTTGTCTCATAATGGACTACACAATGTTGCTTTTTTCCGCCATATAATCAATAAGTGACTTCTTCACGGACcttggaaaatattgaaaaattcaaTGATGTAGGAAGATCCAAAAGGTCCTGGAGGAAAATCCAGAGGATGAATGGATTAACAATCCAATTCTCCCAAAGAGTTTTCACTTAAAATTCTCAACTGAGATTACAATTCCAAAAACTCCCCATCTCTTTTGCTCTCCAAGCTATATACTCAGAATCATTCCTTAAAACACTTGTTTTAAGTAACAGCCATATTAgggaaataataaaacaaaataaagcaatggCATAGTTTCTTAAACTAATGCATAAAAGACCAAAGCCATATATGCTGAGTCAACAACAACACCACTGCACCGTTTAAGATGTTAAGAAATAGTACCACTATAATGTGAGTCATGTCAAAAAGATCAAGTTTTTTATGTTTCTTGGATACTTCTGCCTTGGCACCCTTAGCAATTAGCACCCTCAACAGAACCCCATTTGTGCAGAACACAATTGACGAGTGTCTCCCACCTTTACTCTCCAACCGTATCTAGCATTTAAAAAACATGCAAGTTAATAATAGTGAGTAGTATATTTAGAATATATAGGCAATTTCACCGTCAGCAAACTTTGTTTGCAAATTCACAATGGATGGCAATTAGTATTGTTGACCATTCAGATCTCAGTTATCTAGCCCCAGCTTTAGTACTTCATACTGACGTAGGCACATATCAATTATATTATGGATTTCCATCTTTCACCACTAAATAAAGCTCTAGCAACCAGCATAAAGACTATGGAGCAACAAGATCACATTGGCGAGGATTAAAATAtccctttagtttttttttctgtgtCATCAATCACAGAAGTTACATTTCCAAAGAATCAAACAAACCAGAATCATCTGAAAAGGAAGAGAACAGTAAAATGCCCAACACTAACACAAGCAATAAGCATAACTGAAACATACTTTATATTATACCGTGATTAAATGGATTTTTCTGATTCTGATTTGTAATAGTTTTAAGTTCCTTACCATATATCAGATTTGTCAAAGGTTAATTGAAATCTACAAGGctgtttattaaataattattttcaactaaTGACGTCCAACCAACTCATTTTATGGTTTACTGTATAAAACTTAGAAGAGGCCAAACTAGCCTATTATTACCTTGTATCCAACATCATCTCCAACGTCCTGTCCTCTTTCATTAGAGATCCTCTCAGCAACTAGGCACAAGAGTGCAGAAATTAAAAACTTTGCAAATAAGAAATGATTAACCCATAAAACAAAGAAGTTATCAAGCATAAAAAAGAGTAGAAACCTGATAAGGCTGAGATACGTCGAGGTTGTGTACACACTATCTTACATGCCTTACCCTTACCCCACATATAGTCCAAAAGATATTGTGGGACCTGAATCATATTCAAAACAGCACATGTCAACAATAAATGGCAGTAGAAGttgcttaaaattttattaaatgattAGCCTGCAATCAAATTAATTGAAAGCACTAAGCTAAAATCAAGAAAGTGAAAAGCTTGTTGAACTTTCCCCGATGAAAGACTAACAAGTGCTAGCGTAGCAGCATCATAAGCTTATAACAATAAGCAGTAGTACCACTACAAAGttaatcaaattttcaaaaatgttgGTACCAAAATGAAGGGACTCATATATATAAGGTAGTATATACAATAAACAGCTCTTCTTATCTTACATGCATTCATCTGTTTACCCCACCCCTTGTACAAActataacatataaatataatgtcaTGTCTGGGCATTTCCATGCAGGAATATACTTTCAATATGCACATAATATCTTTtagaatacatatatacattacATAGATGGagaga
Proteins encoded in this window:
- the LOC107416626 gene encoding DExH-box ATP-dependent RNA helicase DExH6 isoform X1, with the translated sequence MAKKKQKYPKVPKISEDTRIRITQMLEKFRESSDEVFAFEPNLSKRDRAAVHLLCRKMGMKSKSTGGSKQRHVRVYKVRKKVTESQNLYNLSFSDEAKEVLRNLFTHYPPDDGEEGKEMDGKNGEKVYDLYQKRDGMFCKPLMSKAEIAKKLESLASRMENVLYLRQINEVRSKLPIASFRDVITSTVESHQVVLVSGETGCGKTTQVPQYLLDYMWGKGKACKIVCTQPRRISALSVAERISNERGQDVGDDVGYKIRLESKGGRHSSIVFCTNGVLLRVLIAKGAKAEVSKKHKKLDLFDMTHIIVDEIHERDRFSDFMLAILRDMLPSYPHLRLILMSATLDAERFSQYFGGCPIIRVPGFTYPVKTFYLEDVLSILRSPENNHLSNTMLSVPSEESKLTEEDKLALDEAIDLAWSNDEFDPLLELVSSEGTPEVFNYQHSSSGLTALMVFARKGRVGDVCMLLSFGADCQLRAKDGTTAMEGAERDGQLETAEILKRHMEIHFSNSMEEQKLLDKYFAEINPEFIDDVLIEQLLAKICTDSEDGAILVFLPGWDDIHKIRERLLMNPLFNNTSKFVIISLHSKVPSAEQKKAFKQPPHGCRKIVLSTNIAETAVTIDDVVYVIDTGRMKEKSYDPYNNVSTLQSSWVSKASAKQREGRAGRCQPGICYHLYSKLRAASFPEFQVPEIKRMPIEELCLQVKLVDPDCKIEDFLQKTMDPPVFESIRNAVVVLQDIGALSLDEKLTELGEKLGSLPVHPLTSKMLFFAILVNCLDPALTLACAADYRDPFTLPMLPNERKKAAAAKSELALLFGGHSDQLAVIAAFECWKNAKERGQEARFCSQYFVSSSTMHMLSGMRKQLQTELIRLGFISGDVSSYSLNASDSGILHAVLVAGLYPMVGRLLLPNKYMKRLVIETDSGDKVRLHHQSTISKLPFNKTDSHALVVFDEITRGDGGMNIRNCTLIGPLPLLLFSTEIAVAPTTNGDDDNEDYNNDDNDDDDDDDDGSDDNNEDGSDEDAMDMDNKSAEKHQEKIMSSPDNTVVVIVDRWLRFGSTALDVAQIYCLRERLAAAILFKVTHPTEALPPLLAASAYAIALILSYDGMSGMYLPSESLDSKMSKKDNEIDKSEGVRASPHQSSMAYLSSLLHRGKYQNTVPHHVTTRSQSQAIWKDPLSYNGQVSVNQAYVNTHGMPLSGNLSFGGHGRGSNGRFVPGDSHKRLRGNGAGQ
- the LOC107416626 gene encoding DExH-box ATP-dependent RNA helicase DExH6 isoform X2 yields the protein MAKKKQKYPKVPKISEDTRIRITQMLEKFRESSDEVFAFEPNLSKRDRAAVHLLCRKMGMKSKSTGGSKQRHVRVYKVRKKVTESQNLYNLSFSDEAKEVLRNLFTHYPPDDGEEGKEMDGKNGEKVYDLYQKRDGMFCKPLMSKAEIAKKLESLASRMENVLYLRQINEVRSKLPIASFRDVITSTVESHQVVLVSGETGCGKTTQVPQYLLDYMWGKGKACKIVCTQPRRISALSVAERISNERGQDVGDDVGYKDEIHERDRFSDFMLAILRDMLPSYPHLRLILMSATLDAERFSQYFGGCPIIRVPGFTYPVKTFYLEDVLSILRSPENNHLSNTMLSVPSEESKLTEEDKLALDEAIDLAWSNDEFDPLLELVSSEGTPEVFNYQHSSSGLTALMVFARKGRVGDVCMLLSFGADCQLRAKDGTTAMEGAERDGQLETAEILKRHMEIHFSNSMEEQKLLDKYFAEINPEFIDDVLIEQLLAKICTDSEDGAILVFLPGWDDIHKIRERLLMNPLFNNTSKFVIISLHSKVPSAEQKKAFKQPPHGCRKIVLSTNIAETAVTIDDVVYVIDTGRMKEKSYDPYNNVSTLQSSWVSKASAKQREGRAGRCQPGICYHLYSKLRAASFPEFQVPEIKRMPIEELCLQVKLVDPDCKIEDFLQKTMDPPVFESIRNAVVVLQDIGALSLDEKLTELGEKLGSLPVHPLTSKMLFFAILVNCLDPALTLACAADYRDPFTLPMLPNERKKAAAAKSELALLFGGHSDQLAVIAAFECWKNAKERGQEARFCSQYFVSSSTMHMLSGMRKQLQTELIRLGFISGDVSSYSLNASDSGILHAVLVAGLYPMVGRLLLPNKYMKRLVIETDSGDKVRLHHQSTISKLPFNKTDSHALVVFDEITRGDGGMNIRNCTLIGPLPLLLFSTEIAVAPTTNGDDDNEDYNNDDNDDDDDDDDGSDDNNEDGSDEDAMDMDNKSAEKHQEKIMSSPDNTVVVIVDRWLRFGSTALDVAQIYCLRERLAAAILFKVTHPTEALPPLLAASAYAIALILSYDGMSGMYLPSESLDSKMSKKDNEIDKSEGVRASPHQSSMAYLSSLLHRGKYQNTVPHHVTTRSQSQAIWKDPLSYNGQVSVNQAYVNTHGMPLSGNLSFGGHGRGSNGRFVPGDSHKRLRGNGAGQ